Proteins encoded by one window of bacterium:
- a CDS encoding helix-turn-helix transcriptional regulator: MSLALLSLLEDAPKHGYELMTLLEERTDGCYQPSAGTIYPTLQQLQDQGLAGSREEEGGRRIYELTDAGREHLAGEAEQVNLIWARLEEDDWGGWGHAHDPDAAELIRPSFRLMQEAVRTVGACDDPDVREQVRTVLRNARDEIRDLRRASRA; the protein is encoded by the coding sequence GTGTCTCTGGCACTGCTCTCCTTGCTCGAGGACGCCCCGAAACACGGCTACGAGCTGATGACCCTGCTCGAGGAGCGGACGGACGGGTGCTACCAGCCGAGCGCGGGCACGATCTATCCGACGCTCCAGCAGTTGCAGGATCAAGGCCTGGCCGGATCGCGGGAGGAAGAAGGCGGCCGACGCATCTACGAACTCACCGACGCGGGCCGCGAACATCTCGCGGGCGAAGCCGAACAGGTCAATCTGATCTGGGCGCGGCTCGAAGAGGACGATTGGGGTGGCTGGGGCCATGCCCATGACCCGGATGCCGCTGAGTTGATCCGGCCCAGCTTCCGACTGATGCAGGAAGCGGTACGAACCGTAGGCGCCTGCGACGACCCGGATGTCCGGGAGCAGGTCCGCACGGTGCTACGAAACGCACGAGACGAAATCCGCGACCTTCGCCGCGCATCCCGAGCCTGA